In a single window of the Nitrospirota bacterium genome:
- a CDS encoding NmrA family NAD(P)-binding protein: MSTSGRPAGQGSLLLVGSLGFVGTELANECLFQGKHLRILVRPESLRDADKLKKVSLLKAKGAHVVEGSLEDIESLKKAVEGVKIVLSAVGINSVESQGDLIQVSAEAGVERFIPSDFGLNPYYVGVGISNVLDMKLRVHEAVWDSRIGYTFIYAGCLMEWYAVNLGMFSYPEPAPPLPQVTDVYGSGDKLAALTLARDAAKVTVRALDDPAMLYKHVHIIGEAISQNEMIRIFESYFDSRIERVPISFEELQQTISDAKEDKDFFTLIVAQLADAIWMRGRSAVVPDNCVNSVVVYPDIKMTTFTDFIKTVKYSR, translated from the coding sequence ATGTCAACATCTGGCAGACCGGCTGGGCAAGGCAGTTTGTTGCTTGTTGGATCGCTTGGGTTTGTAGGCACGGAACTAGCTAATGAGTGTTTGTTCCAAGGCAAGCATTTGCGGATATTAGTACGTCCGGAGAGTTTGAGAGATGCCGATAAGCTTAAGAAGGTATCTTTACTAAAAGCAAAAGGCGCACATGTTGTAGAGGGCAGCCTTGAAGACATAGAATCCCTTAAAAAGGCTGTTGAGGGAGTAAAAATTGTCTTAAGCGCTGTCGGCATTAACAGTGTGGAAAGCCAGGGGGATCTCATACAGGTTTCTGCAGAAGCCGGCGTTGAGAGATTTATTCCGTCTGATTTCGGTCTGAACCCTTACTATGTTGGGGTTGGCATTAGTAATGTGCTTGACATGAAATTACGAGTACATGAAGCAGTGTGGGATAGCCGCATTGGTTATACTTTTATTTATGCCGGTTGTTTGATGGAGTGGTACGCAGTTAATCTGGGAATGTTTTCTTATCCGGAGCCTGCTCCTCCTTTGCCTCAAGTAACCGATGTTTACGGCTCTGGCGATAAACTTGCTGCCTTAACTCTGGCCCGGGACGCTGCAAAGGTCACAGTCAGAGCGCTCGATGACCCCGCAATGCTTTACAAACATGTACATATAATAGGCGAAGCTATTTCCCAAAATGAGATGATCCGGATATTTGAGTCATACTTTGACAGCCGGATTGAAAGAGTTCCTATAAGCTTTGAAGAGCTTCAGCAGACCATTTCTGATGCAAAAGAGGATAAGGATTTTTTCACATTAATAGTAGCCCAGCTTGCCGATGCTATATGGATGCGCGGCCGCAGCGCTGTTGTCCCCGACAATTGTGTAAACTCTGTTGTTGTTTACCCTGATATTAAAATGACCACATTTACAGACTTTATCAAAACTGTTAAATACAGCCGTTAA
- a CDS encoding sugar phosphate isomerase/epimerase, whose amino-acid sequence MCPKRIRIGNQTAFSAESPETPFNYAIEHSFDSFEWFPDKKDYGQGWLEGDISDVKRCEIRAKALMYDIALSVHAPVTFNPLGGGSVEHFTVTLDFALDIGASLINIHLFTEEGIPAFTRALIPLIELTAKHGLKLSIENTTTTSPEDFNELFAVLKTYKSLSTDHVGICLDIGHANVFYGTRNNFLRYMDLLLDTVPVIHLHIHENYGDIDSHLTIFTGPSSTNPLGLKCFIKRLKKRNFTGMMVLEQWPAPPSVLNTGRDKILELIRSYEYEQT is encoded by the coding sequence GTGTGCCCAAAGCGTATCAGAATAGGCAATCAAACAGCATTCTCTGCTGAGTCTCCGGAAACCCCTTTCAATTATGCAATAGAACACTCCTTTGACTCTTTTGAATGGTTCCCGGACAAAAAAGATTATGGGCAGGGCTGGCTTGAGGGTGATATCAGCGATGTAAAGCGGTGTGAAATCCGCGCAAAAGCCCTGATGTACGATATAGCGCTTTCCGTTCATGCTCCGGTCACGTTTAACCCTTTAGGAGGCGGCAGCGTTGAGCATTTCACCGTCACTCTTGACTTCGCCCTCGATATAGGCGCCTCCCTTATCAACATACACTTGTTTACTGAGGAGGGAATTCCTGCATTTACCAGGGCTCTCATACCGCTTATTGAGTTAACAGCAAAGCACGGGTTGAAACTTTCAATTGAAAACACAACCACAACATCACCTGAGGACTTTAACGAATTGTTTGCGGTTTTAAAAACGTATAAATCTCTCAGCACGGACCATGTCGGAATCTGTCTGGATATAGGACATGCCAATGTATTTTACGGCACAAGAAACAATTTTCTTAGATACATGGATTTGCTTTTAGACACTGTACCTGTCATACATCTGCACATCCATGAAAACTATGGGGACATTGACAGCCACCTGACTATTTTTACAGGGCCATCGTCCACAAATCCGCTCGGTCTGAAGTGTTTTATCAAACGGCTCAAAAAAAGGAATTTTACCGGTATGATGGTTTTGGAGCAGTGGCCAGCTCCACCTTCTGTTCTTAACACAGGCAGAGACAAAATTCTTGAATTGATACGGAGCTATGAATATGAACAGACTTAA
- a CDS encoding Mov34/MPN/PAD-1 family protein, producing MNRLKLNKETLLQIFNHAVSTYPEECCGIVTKDGQTEKVHYCKNIQNELHKSDPERHCRTAATAYAIDRDEAHRIFSEANASGGTVAAFYHSHPDHEAYFSEEDVAAQTVFGEPEFPDALQIVVSVRLGIINNHKCFYWNGKGFEELT from the coding sequence ATGAACAGACTTAAACTTAACAAAGAAACACTCCTGCAGATATTCAATCATGCCGTAAGTACGTATCCTGAGGAGTGCTGCGGGATTGTAACTAAAGATGGCCAAACTGAAAAAGTCCACTATTGCAAAAACATACAGAATGAACTTCATAAAAGCGATCCGGAAAGACATTGCCGCACAGCAGCGACCGCATACGCTATAGACAGGGACGAGGCACATAGGATATTTTCAGAGGCTAACGCCTCAGGGGGAACCGTTGCAGCATTCTACCACTCACACCCTGACCACGAGGCATACTTTTCCGAGGAGGATGTAGCAGCACAGACTGTGTTTGGCGAGCCGGAATTTCCGGACGCATTGCAGATTGTTGTATCAGTCAGGCTCGGAATTATAAACAACCATAAATGTTTTTACTGGAACGGCAAGGGCTTCGAAGAGCTAACCTGA
- a CDS encoding cold-shock protein, whose translation MALEGTVKWFNKTKGYGFISRTEGPDVFVHYTSIQGNGFKTLEEGQRVSFEIIEDNKGLKATEVTPVD comes from the coding sequence ATGGCGTTAGAAGGAACAGTGAAGTGGTTTAACAAGACCAAGGGTTATGGTTTTATTTCAAGAACTGAGGGGCCGGATGTGTTTGTGCACTACACATCAATTCAAGGCAACGGATTTAAAACATTAGAAGAGGGGCAGCGTGTCTCTTTTGAAATTATTGAAGACAATAAAGGGTTAAAGGCAACTGAAGTAACCCCAGTGGACTAA
- a CDS encoding response regulator has translation MGNGYNVLVVDDEPIVGRQLRSALLKDGFNVETFDVPAEALKRISEKEFDVVVTDVRMDDVDGIDVLEQALNKSSKTKVIMITGFAMMELARHAMEKGAFDFLAKPFTPNDLRAAIGKALAPAGL, from the coding sequence ATGGGAAACGGTTATAATGTGCTTGTGGTTGATGATGAGCCTATTGTAGGGAGGCAGTTGCGGTCAGCTCTTTTAAAGGATGGCTTTAATGTAGAGACATTCGATGTTCCGGCTGAGGCCCTGAAACGAATCAGTGAAAAAGAATTCGATGTTGTTGTGACAGATGTCCGGATGGACGACGTGGATGGAATCGATGTGTTGGAGCAGGCTTTAAACAAATCAAGCAAGACAAAAGTGATAATGATAACCGGATTTGCCATGATGGAGCTAGCTCGCCACGCAATGGAGAAGGGTGCTTTTGATTTTCTTGCAAAACCCTTCACGCCTAACGACCTGAGAGCAGCCATAGGGAAAGCCTTAGCACCTGCTGGTTTGTAA
- a CDS encoding cytidylate kinase family protein, producing MAVVMIGGNPYCKGKEVAESVSRNLSYVCIGDEVFSAASDMFGIPEPDIVSALEDSPRFLGMSFTARIKLISCYHSALASLLYKDNVVYYGRYGHLLIQGVSHVLKVYLKSDINVRAELKAKTDTMGVNEAIKRIIKEDKGHSKLNSFFHNTNGNVQNLCDLVIDTGETAEEDATKIISEQALLMRYRATNYSLHCMKNIELSFKVRAALIAINRDVSVRASSGKVFVHIRAAESKRQKLVASISDMVKRIRDVARVEVIVTEDIFQKYAETYR from the coding sequence ATGGCAGTCGTGATGATAGGCGGGAACCCTTATTGTAAGGGCAAGGAGGTTGCTGAGAGCGTGTCCCGCAACCTGAGTTATGTGTGTATAGGGGATGAGGTGTTTAGCGCCGCGTCAGATATGTTTGGCATACCTGAGCCGGATATTGTTAGTGCTCTTGAAGATTCACCGAGGTTTTTAGGGATGTCTTTTACTGCAAGGATAAAACTTATATCCTGTTATCATTCCGCGCTTGCAAGCCTTCTTTACAAAGACAACGTTGTCTATTACGGGCGATACGGGCATTTGCTCATACAGGGGGTGTCTCATGTGCTTAAGGTGTACTTGAAGTCAGACATTAATGTCAGAGCAGAGCTTAAGGCAAAAACAGACACTATGGGCGTTAACGAGGCTATAAAAAGAATAATTAAAGAGGATAAAGGACACAGTAAGTTAAACAGTTTTTTTCACAATACAAACGGTAATGTGCAAAATCTCTGCGATTTGGTAATTGACACTGGTGAAACTGCTGAGGAGGACGCAACAAAGATAATCTCTGAGCAGGCACTGTTAATGCGTTACCGTGCAACGAACTATTCGCTTCACTGCATGAAGAACATTGAACTGTCCTTCAAAGTGCGTGCAGCCCTTATAGCAATAAACAGGGACGTAAGTGTAAGGGCATCTAGCGGCAAAGTGTTTGTTCATATCAGGGCAGCAGAAAGCAAAAGGCAAAAACTCGTAGCTTCTATTAGTGATATGGTAAAGCGCATAAGAGACGTAGCAAGAGTGGAGGTTATCGTAACTGAGGATATATTTCAGAAGTATGCTGAAACGTACAGGTGA
- a CDS encoding SulP family inorganic anion transporter, translating into MTGVQTAGHAGLYALRDNYKRWLKPLFPFLKWLPEVRTTWRSDLFAGLTGAVLVLPQGVAFAMIAGLPPQYGLYSAMIPAIVAALYGSSRHLISGPTTAISIVIFGTLVGMAEPGSAHYIELAMILTFITGIFQFALGVSRLGGLINFVSHSVVTGFTSGAALLIAASQLKHVFGLIFKNKPEFVENLQQLAINIGQYNPRSLTVAAVTLTAVIVIHKLKPRWPGMLIAMVIGSVLTASLGWNGYGVRVVGALPASLPPFKIPNFSLESIKLLATPALAVAILGLMEAVSIARSIALHSGQRIDGNQEFIGQGLSNIVGALFSSYACSGSFTRSGINYQTGAKTAAAAVFAAVLLGGILLLIAPYVAYLPMPSMAAVILVVAYKLVNFHHIGDIFKVSRSDTSVMAVTFLSVLFLELEFAIYIGTLLSIWLYLKKTAKPAVLTKVPEPITRKFVTNQSLSACPQLGIVAIEGDMYFAATSYVEEQISHLRALHPEQNKLIVVASNINHIDSAGCESFKSIINEYRRNNGDIYFCGIKPKVYDILKVSGVIDIIGSDHIFDHKKNSLKNIVPLLDMKKCINCKCRIFTECDINKSIGLKIYSDDERTDYVGHCIPVYEAV; encoded by the coding sequence ATGACCGGTGTGCAGACAGCCGGCCATGCCGGGTTGTACGCATTGAGGGACAATTACAAACGATGGTTAAAGCCGTTATTCCCATTTTTGAAGTGGCTGCCGGAGGTTCGGACAACATGGCGGAGTGACCTTTTTGCAGGATTAACGGGTGCGGTTTTGGTTTTACCTCAGGGAGTGGCTTTTGCCATGATTGCCGGCTTACCGCCACAGTATGGGTTATATTCTGCCATGATTCCGGCAATTGTCGCAGCTCTTTATGGCTCTTCAAGGCATCTTATTTCAGGGCCTACTACGGCAATATCGATCGTGATATTTGGTACTTTGGTAGGCATGGCGGAGCCCGGCTCGGCTCATTACATAGAGCTTGCCATGATTCTTACGTTTATAACCGGAATATTTCAATTTGCCTTAGGGGTTTCCAGACTAGGGGGGCTGATTAATTTTGTCTCCCATTCGGTGGTTACCGGTTTTACCTCAGGAGCAGCACTGCTTATCGCTGCAAGCCAGTTAAAGCACGTGTTTGGCCTTATATTTAAAAACAAACCGGAATTTGTGGAAAACCTACAACAACTTGCCATAAATATCGGGCAGTATAATCCCCGTTCGCTAACCGTAGCTGCGGTAACTCTCACAGCGGTAATAGTTATTCATAAGTTAAAACCACGGTGGCCCGGGATGTTGATTGCGATGGTTATAGGCAGCGTTTTGACGGCATCTCTTGGTTGGAACGGGTATGGGGTGCGTGTCGTAGGGGCGTTGCCAGCTTCACTTCCACCTTTTAAGATTCCGAATTTTTCATTGGAATCAATTAAACTTCTTGCAACTCCGGCACTTGCCGTTGCAATTCTTGGCCTTATGGAGGCCGTCTCTATAGCCAGGTCTATAGCGCTACATTCGGGACAGCGAATAGATGGAAATCAGGAGTTTATAGGACAGGGGCTTTCAAATATAGTAGGGGCGTTATTTTCCTCATACGCCTGTTCAGGGTCTTTTACACGGTCGGGTATAAACTACCAAACGGGAGCAAAAACCGCTGCCGCTGCTGTTTTTGCAGCAGTTTTACTCGGAGGTATTTTACTCCTTATAGCTCCATATGTAGCGTATTTGCCTATGCCCTCGATGGCAGCAGTTATTTTAGTTGTAGCTTATAAGCTGGTAAACTTTCACCACATTGGCGATATATTTAAGGTATCGCGTTCAGATACTTCAGTTATGGCAGTTACCTTTCTATCTGTCCTTTTTTTAGAACTGGAGTTTGCCATTTACATTGGCACACTTCTTTCGATATGGCTCTACCTGAAGAAAACCGCCAAACCCGCCGTGCTCACCAAAGTACCGGAGCCAATCACACGCAAGTTCGTTACAAACCAGAGTCTTTCCGCTTGCCCACAGCTTGGAATAGTAGCTATAGAAGGGGATATGTACTTTGCCGCAACATCTTATGTCGAGGAGCAGATTTCGCACCTAAGAGCACTCCATCCGGAACAGAACAAGCTCATAGTTGTCGCATCTAACATAAACCACATAGACTCGGCAGGGTGCGAATCGTTTAAGAGTATCATAAACGAGTACCGCAGAAATAATGGAGACATCTATTTTTGCGGCATAAAACCGAAAGTGTACGATATCTTAAAGGTAAGCGGAGTAATTGATATTATCGGCTCAGACCATATATTCGATCACAAGAAGAATTCACTGAAAAACATAGTTCCGCTTCTTGACATGAAAAAGTGCATTAACTGTAAGTGCAGGATATTTACCGAATGCGACATCAACAAGTCTATCGGATTGAAAATATACAGTGATGATGAAAGGACAGATTACGTTGGTCATTGCATACCGGTATATGAAGCAGTGTAA
- a CDS encoding sensor histidine kinase, whose product MEHIYLKHDMDVIYFFYGLSLFIMGTGIIAQHKISSSFKIGRIIWLLGIFGILHGITEWIHMWEFVKGPSRLFDVARWTFLISSYFFLLDFGLRMCLNNLNTHHMLRSIDSLDLWLTSSILLTIIAISSQSYNFMKTSNILSRYFMGFPGSLLTGLGVIAYYYTGEEKLIHHKDIKYKLWALAISFFIYGILSGLIVPIGHFFPASVFNVGWFQSSTNLSIRLVRGLIIIVSSWNVARILSVFQLETNYNLNLALTRRKIIEEELRASKQQLSSFATRLQSHVENEKASIARELHDELGQALTSLKMDVNELSLEYDTSVTPRVPVRIGEIERYIDSIIDRMHNIATELRPSILDQLGLLAAMEWHARKFERRTGINCTVRYNDKIMPSLNYLSPDSSITIFRLYQEALTNVYRHAKAHKANVYIYSKEEKLFIKIVDDGIGIEESKIFDYNSLGLLGMRERVSLLGWQLEIKRRLSHGTNVKIIIPDTSTTPGEPQFPNELSLFDETAERIFSSATAIN is encoded by the coding sequence TTGGAACACATATATTTAAAACACGACATGGACGTAATCTATTTTTTCTACGGATTGTCACTATTCATTATGGGCACAGGAATCATTGCCCAACACAAAATCAGCAGTAGTTTTAAAATAGGCAGAATAATCTGGCTGCTGGGCATATTCGGGATTCTTCACGGTATAACCGAGTGGATTCACATGTGGGAATTTGTTAAAGGCCCGTCCAGGTTATTTGACGTTGCCAGATGGACTTTTCTCATTTCATCCTATTTTTTCCTTCTTGATTTCGGCCTCAGGATGTGCCTGAACAATCTCAACACTCATCATATGTTAAGGAGCATTGATTCCCTTGATCTCTGGCTGACATCCTCAATATTACTAACAATAATCGCAATTTCCTCACAATCTTATAATTTCATGAAAACAAGCAACATCTTGTCAAGATATTTCATGGGATTCCCCGGCTCGCTTCTTACTGGATTGGGGGTTATCGCTTATTATTACACAGGGGAGGAAAAACTCATACACCACAAAGACATAAAGTACAAACTGTGGGCATTAGCAATATCCTTTTTTATATACGGCATACTGAGCGGTTTAATTGTACCTATTGGCCATTTTTTCCCAGCAAGCGTCTTCAATGTAGGGTGGTTCCAATCCTCTACGAATCTCTCAATCCGTCTTGTAAGGGGGTTAATCATCATAGTGTCCTCATGGAATGTTGCCAGAATTCTTTCTGTTTTTCAATTAGAAACGAACTATAACCTTAATCTGGCACTGACAAGGCGAAAAATCATCGAGGAGGAGTTAAGAGCTTCAAAACAACAGTTAAGCTCCTTTGCCACGCGGCTGCAGTCACATGTGGAAAACGAAAAGGCATCCATTGCCAGAGAGCTTCACGATGAGTTGGGACAGGCTCTCACATCGCTTAAAATGGACGTAAACGAATTGTCTTTAGAGTATGACACATCAGTTACTCCACGTGTACCAGTACGAATAGGTGAAATTGAAAGATACATAGACAGCATAATTGACCGTATGCACAACATAGCAACAGAATTGAGGCCGAGTATCCTTGACCAGCTTGGACTTCTTGCTGCCATGGAATGGCATGCCAGGAAATTTGAGCGTCGCACTGGTATTAATTGTACAGTAAGGTACAATGATAAAATAATGCCGTCGCTAAACTATCTCAGCCCTGACTCATCTATAACAATTTTTCGTTTGTACCAGGAGGCGTTAACCAATGTATATCGCCACGCAAAAGCACACAAAGCTAACGTGTATATTTACAGTAAAGAGGAAAAGCTGTTTATAAAAATAGTTGATGACGGCATAGGAATAGAAGAGAGCAAAATATTTGATTATAACTCGCTTGGGCTTTTAGGGATGAGGGAGCGTGTTTCATTGCTTGGCTGGCAACTGGAAATAAAACGCAGACTATCTCACGGAACTAATGTCAAGATAATTATTCCTGACACAAGCACAACTCCGGGTGAGCCGCAATTTCCTAACGAATTATCACTTTTCGATGAAACAGCCGAGAGAATATTTTCATCTGCTACCGCAATTAATTAA
- a CDS encoding response regulator transcription factor, producing the protein MIKVLLVDDHPIVREGVIKILHRLPDLESVEEAETSQDGMALLKKFTFTIVILDISLPDKSGLLMLDQIKQCYPTLPVLILSMYPEEEYAIQSMRIGASGYITKKALPEELLKSVNKIVSGGKYITETLAENLANVLDMRSEKLHFKHLTKREFHIMDMIVAGKTPMEIASVLNLSVKTINTYRINILNKLKIRGNAELVRYAMENNLIGKY; encoded by the coding sequence ATGATTAAGGTGTTGCTGGTTGATGACCACCCTATAGTAAGGGAGGGAGTTATCAAGATACTGCACAGACTGCCGGATTTAGAGTCTGTAGAGGAGGCTGAAACATCTCAGGATGGTATGGCACTATTAAAAAAATTCACGTTCACCATAGTTATACTGGACATATCACTGCCGGATAAGAGCGGACTTCTAATGTTGGATCAGATAAAGCAGTGTTATCCAACTTTACCGGTACTTATTTTAAGCATGTATCCTGAGGAGGAGTATGCCATACAGTCAATGAGAATCGGGGCCTCAGGCTACATCACTAAAAAAGCGCTTCCTGAGGAACTACTGAAATCTGTTAATAAAATTGTATCCGGAGGGAAATATATAACCGAAACTCTGGCTGAAAACCTTGCTAATGTGCTCGATATGAGAAGTGAAAAGCTCCACTTTAAGCACCTGACCAAAAGAGAATTCCACATAATGGATATGATTGTGGCAGGCAAGACTCCCATGGAGATTGCCAGTGTGTTAAATCTCAGCGTAAAGACCATTAACACTTACAGGATAAATATATTGAATAAACTGAAAATCAGGGGTAATGCCGAACTTGTAAGATATGCAATGGAAAACAACCTCATAGGAAAGTATTAG
- the nifS gene encoding cysteine desulfurase NifS: MEFIYLDNNATTMVAPEVKEAMSPWLDVNYGNPSSAYSFGGRVLSAIEQARLQVASLIGAKSEEIIFTSCGTESDNTAIACALSANPLKKHIITTVVEHPAVYKYCALMESRGYRVSYLPVDTSGRLSMKDLENALLPDTALVSVMYANNETGVVFPIKEIGELLKGTGIIFHTDAVQAVGKIPINVKELNVDMLSLSGHKLHAPKGIGALYVREGLPYHPLIIGGHQENGRRAGTENAASIVGLGKACQLAESLIFKEAAYLAQLRDNIENTLITNLPGSIVNGDKKNRLPNTTNISFEFVDGEAILMMLDMQNICVSTGSACSSGSSEPSRILSAMSVPATAIHGSLRLSLSRYNTTSEIDKAAEAVTSVVRKLRAISPF, from the coding sequence TTGGAGTTTATATATCTGGACAATAATGCAACCACGATGGTGGCCCCGGAGGTTAAGGAGGCCATGTCACCGTGGTTAGACGTAAACTACGGGAATCCCTCAAGTGCCTACTCTTTTGGAGGCCGTGTCTTATCAGCCATAGAGCAGGCTCGCTTACAGGTTGCCTCTTTAATCGGAGCTAAATCTGAGGAGATAATTTTTACAAGCTGTGGCACTGAGAGCGATAACACAGCAATAGCGTGCGCATTAAGCGCTAACCCTTTGAAAAAACATATAATTACAACAGTCGTAGAACATCCTGCCGTGTATAAATACTGTGCCTTAATGGAAAGCCGCGGGTACAGAGTGTCATATTTACCGGTTGACACAAGCGGCAGGTTAAGTATGAAAGATTTAGAGAACGCCCTTTTGCCTGACACGGCACTTGTGTCCGTTATGTATGCTAATAATGAAACCGGAGTTGTCTTTCCAATTAAAGAAATCGGAGAGCTTCTTAAAGGAACCGGAATTATTTTTCACACTGATGCTGTACAAGCTGTTGGTAAAATCCCTATAAATGTTAAGGAACTAAACGTCGATATGCTTTCTCTTTCCGGGCATAAGCTTCATGCACCAAAAGGAATAGGGGCTCTTTATGTGAGGGAGGGACTGCCATATCATCCGCTAATAATTGGAGGACACCAGGAAAACGGCAGACGTGCCGGCACGGAAAACGCGGCCTCCATAGTGGGTCTTGGCAAAGCCTGCCAACTGGCGGAAAGCCTGATTTTCAAAGAGGCGGCTTACCTTGCACAATTACGCGATAACATTGAAAATACGCTTATAACTAACCTTCCAGGCAGCATAGTTAACGGGGATAAGAAAAACCGTCTCCCTAACACTACCAACATAAGTTTTGAATTTGTTGACGGCGAGGCTATACTTATGATGCTTGACATGCAAAATATCTGTGTCTCAACTGGTTCTGCCTGCTCCTCCGGGTCATCTGAGCCCAGCCGCATACTTAGTGCTATGAGTGTCCCCGCTACTGCCATACACGGTTCCCTGAGGCTTTCCCTTAGCCGCTACAACACCACATCTGAAATAGACAAAGCCGCTGAGGCTGTCACATCCGTGGTCAGAAAGCTAAGAGCCATATCTCCGTTTTAG
- a CDS encoding YeeE/YedE family protein, giving the protein MLELVSLNEFLKRLADIFDPSTIEAVRGASSLYGGLIIGLLFGVVLQKGRLCKYDTVSGLFRLQDFTVFRLGTPILMVSMLLVYMLTDMGIIELHVPKTVIIPQIVGGLMFGAAISIMGFCPGTAVGALGEGSLDAIPAIAGLMAGAAIYAEFFHDEWSKTFLTWGDIGADTFAELLKINHWYLIVLFLLMAALFLIMMTMFDWMLVFIRRTFNMYMDLTDALEEKVPPAVKQSQSSVSETVRNLKKNIRDIFSK; this is encoded by the coding sequence ATGCTGGAGCTTGTATCTTTAAATGAATTTCTAAAAAGATTAGCGGATATATTTGACCCATCTACGATTGAAGCTGTAAGGGGTGCGTCGAGTCTTTACGGAGGATTAATTATCGGGCTTTTGTTTGGCGTGGTGCTGCAAAAAGGAAGACTCTGCAAATATGATACAGTGAGCGGGCTTTTCAGGCTTCAGGACTTTACAGTGTTTCGTCTTGGCACTCCTATTCTAATGGTTTCCATGCTGCTGGTGTATATGTTAACCGATATGGGAATTATAGAGCTCCATGTACCTAAAACTGTCATAATCCCTCAGATAGTGGGTGGTTTGATGTTTGGCGCTGCTATTTCTATAATGGGTTTTTGTCCCGGGACGGCAGTAGGCGCTCTGGGTGAGGGCTCTCTTGATGCTATTCCAGCCATTGCAGGCTTGATGGCGGGAGCAGCCATATATGCTGAGTTTTTCCACGATGAGTGGTCTAAGACATTTCTTACCTGGGGAGACATTGGCGCTGATACGTTTGCCGAGCTGCTTAAAATAAATCACTGGTATCTGATTGTGTTATTTTTGTTAATGGCAGCTTTGTTTCTTATCATGATGACTATGTTTGACTGGATGCTGGTGTTTATCAGGAGAACGTTTAATATGTACATGGATCTGACTGATGCCCTTGAGGAAAAAGTTCCACCTGCGGTTAAGCAATCACAGAGTAGTGTCAGCGAAACAGTTCGTAATCTTAAGAAAAATATAAGGGATATCTTCTCTAAGTAG
- a CDS encoding YeeE/YedE family protein: MGIDSSRDVRKLIPALIILFLSVVLSIAFRNGWPMLLAVTAIFVYKPSWWLVIIMGFTYTVFLKSGWPLIGSVVFAVVGKPKRWWPIPAGIAFALVEVFSFYLSERPIGITRGLTVMSAITEYLINPAHIDNVEYWSIYQPKIDWTMALILGVILGSFLSARYSGEFKWMKVPDMWRQSKGPSVFKRWVWVFLAGIVMGFAARIAGGCVSGLLISGAIQLVPSGFIFMISLWVGGVLTTFLFYRGGIVAVKKE; the protein is encoded by the coding sequence ATGGGTATAGATAGCAGCAGAGATGTCAGGAAGTTGATTCCGGCGCTGATTATTTTGTTTCTTTCAGTGGTATTGTCTATAGCGTTTCGTAACGGCTGGCCGATGCTTTTGGCTGTAACGGCGATTTTCGTTTACAAACCCAGTTGGTGGCTGGTTATAATTATGGGTTTTACCTATACGGTATTTCTCAAAAGCGGTTGGCCTCTTATTGGGTCGGTTGTTTTTGCAGTTGTTGGGAAACCTAAGCGATGGTGGCCAATACCCGCAGGTATTGCTTTTGCCCTTGTAGAGGTTTTCTCCTTTTATTTATCAGAAAGACCCATAGGGATTACCCGCGGTCTTACCGTTATGTCTGCTATTACGGAATATTTGATTAATCCTGCCCACATTGACAACGTAGAGTACTGGAGCATTTACCAACCGAAGATTGACTGGACTATGGCTCTGATTCTTGGAGTGATTTTAGGGAGTTTCCTCTCGGCAAGATACTCAGGGGAATTTAAATGGATGAAAGTGCCGGATATGTGGAGGCAGTCTAAGGGACCCTCGGTGTTTAAACGGTGGGTATGGGTGTTTTTAGCAGGAATAGTGATGGGATTTGCGGCAAGGATTGCAGGCGGGTGCGTAAGCGGCCTTTTAATTTCCGGCGCAATTCAATTGGTGCCCTCCGGGTTTATATTTATGATCTCCCTGTGGGTTGGAGGAGTGCTGACAACGTTTCTCTTTTACAGGGGCGGAATTGTAGCGGTAAAGAAGGAGTAA